GCCTAATTAAGAACAGAGTTAGTTTCAGTGTTTTTTAGTGTACTTAGAGGGCATCAGTTCTTGAACTTTGCTTCATCTTCATCGCATATTCTCTTAGTACTCGCTTTTGGTTTCTGTGCGTCTCAGATTTTTATGCGATGGCCAGGTTCGCCTTGTGGCGGAGTTTCATAAAATAGTAGAGGTTGTTATTAAAATTCTTCGTGTGAAGGGAAAGTGCAAATGAGTCTGTGGTTATCGCGCCTGCCTAACTATTATTTTCACTATTGTCCCGCGAGCGCATAAAATGTTTGCCTAAAGTTTTCTCCTCTTTTCTGCGTTGGCTGACAGAAGAAGGAAAGTGCTGAGAAATGTACGAGTCAAAAGTTTTCCCATTTTGGCGCATGAAACAGCTAATGAAACATAATCATTATGTAATAATTAGAGGCAGGCACTAAGTCACGGGACGAAGAGGATAATCGCCGCCGTTATATAAGACGCCAGGGCTAAGCTGCTTTTCCGAAACGGAGACGGGGAGTAGAGGAGCACAATCTCGACAAGCTAATAAtgcaaacaacttttttggggAAGGACGTTCTGTTTCGTGGGTGTTAAGGCCTTTAGCCTGTTGTTATGGCTGCTCATTCGGAGCCGGAATTGGTCAAGCGAGTAATTATCGCAATTGTCGTTCCCCCGTTACGCTTTGTTGACTTCTGAGGTGTTAACGGGGCGGAAATTCATTCGTCTTAATGGTATTAAATGGATTTAGAGAGCTTGTGTTTTGTCTTCACTCCGCTTGTCTGCTGGTTTGCTTGTCTGCAACAGCGAATACTCAATATATGACCAAtgcattgcgcatacgcctcGTAGGACTGGCAAACAAATTGTGGGAGGGTCGTTTAGCCGTAAGTGCAATTTAGTTAATTCAGCTCTTAATTAACTTAAAGTTTTATACGGAGTGGCGTGGTGGAAGTTCGAAAGCAATTGAAATGCGCATTGGGGCCAGCGGCTGTCGGAAAAACTCAGCTGCAAACTAAAGTTTCCttcatttatgtatttatttttttctgcccGGCTATTTAACTGGCTggataaagttttttaaacagcGCTGGTGTTTGTTAGCTGTTGTTCGTTGTTAGTTTTGTTGTGGGTGTTGTTTATTTGCGGTCAACAACCAGATCCAGCGTCATCGTGGGTTGGCCAATGTTTGGTTTTGAGTTAAGGAAACGCTTTTGCCTCGCAAAAGGGAATCCAAACAcacgcaaaacaaaaaagcttCAGAAAGTGTTGAAGATGGAGTAGAAAAGTTTTTAGGCGGGAACCATTTCAATGAGATTTTGTAAATCGAACTGGGAGAACATTGATTTACAGAAggttaatttatattaacactaatattaaaatattttattaatttattaaaatttacagagtatcatttttattatataattttttttttactttttacaatattatatgactttttgtcgtttttttcagaatttttagAGTAATTTGGTATTGATCGCATTTTCCTCTTCAAagtgattttttgttaaacTAAGTATGCACGTAATCTGAACTACCATTTTTTTGTCATCTGCTGGTATTtcgtttttgtaatattttgcgGTTGAACATGAaacgaacaaaaaaattccatttaaattgatttatgatGAGAACTGCAGTTTACGGGATAGTTCGGAGCAATTAAAGTAAGAATTCgatgaattatttattataggaAAGTATTTTGATGTGTGGGCTTCCGTTGCCAACTCAAAGCACtcaattgtttttttcctGTTCCCAGAAAGCTAAGAGGAAAGCATGCCAAAGAACAGATTTCCGCACAACTGTGCCAAGTTCCTACATACTATTTTCTCACACAAAAGACTCTTGAACtcttttcaataattttaagatgtatatatataaacaaataaataatatgacAACACGCCCAGCACTTGGCTCGATAACGAAAAAATGAGAAACAAAATGTGCTGAATAAATGGCAAAAGCCTTTTGGCTCGGTGAATTTTTTTGACACAGATATGAAGGGTTCTTGGATTAAGGAGGAGAATAAGACCAGGCGAGCGGTAAGAAGGCGACTTCGATTTGCATTtggtaattgaattttgttgtgcaatTTATTTCTGGTTCTACTCATGCCAATGCATTCAagaataaatatgcaaataattttatacaTATAGTATTAGGTTTGTGTTCGTAAATAGAATAAAGGTTAAGTAAACTTATGATTTATATAACCACTAGCTTTTTTTCTTGGCTCCTtacaaaattcttttttaataagtCTGTGCCCTATGATtagttttaaactttttaaagtcaaattaGGTGgagaaataaatagaaatcgGAAGGcatatagaaaattaaataatttatcagCTAAAATGGAATTGCTGCAAATGCATTCAACATGTTACCAATTTGTGCTAAGAGCAGTTGCTCTTTATGGTCCTACTCAATAGCGGCCTGCAGGGAGGCAAATATATCGAAAGCTGATTTTTACGATAATGTAGATGAAGAACTGGCCGTGGGTCAGATCGTTAAAACCAAAAAGTCGGCGGGTTCCTGGAGACTACTTTAAACTCCATTAGGTCATATTTACGGCACAAGTTCAGCTGAGACGGGATATCCTCGTTCGAGTCGTGGGCAGAAAGTGTTAAAGTTCCCATGCAAGCGGCAAAAGGATAATAAAAAGTTGCCGGGGCTTGCAGCTCATGATAATAAAACTGGTGGCACGTGCTGACTTCAATGGACACGCAGCCTGGTCACGAATCCCTGGTCTCGAGACACTTTTTGCTTGCTGTTGACATTCCACACCTCCTCACTCTCCTTTTCCCCATCCTTTcgctttttctgttttttgtctTTCAAATAGATTTCAAGCAGCTTCAGCAATGTGAGCATTCCTTGCCTGCAGCAATTTGTTGCTGAATGATGTGTGAAGGACATAAAAATGCAGCAACGAGTGGAGCGTGCAGGGGTTGGGTTGCTGTATATTTTTGTGTCTCTTTGCGTAAAGTAGACAAGAGGGAGTAGAAAGTACTCTGCTTGATAATCGTGCCTTTAGCTGATAACACAAATGCGGAGAGGGCTGATGTTGACCCTTCAAGCCTGGTggctatttaataaaatattaattaaaaaataatcgtttCATATGGTTTTCccgcgccaattttaaaattgtagtcattaaaaagttacgagaaaataatacattttccgCAAGATGGCAGCATTTGCAGCTTGCATAACTCCATCACTCGCACTGATTTAGCTCAGTAACGAGTATGTTctcttcaaattcaaatctagTATTTGTTAGTTAAGAAGTCAAgcctaaacaaataaatttttcattcTGTCTATCACGGCTCCCGAGTATAAAACAATTGTAAAATAAGGTTTAGCTGGAAACAcccaaataaagaaaaatcggaaaataagAATTTACCTAGAGCATTCAACATCGAAAGAACAATGGAGAATGAAGCAATAGTCAGAAAATATGTGCAAATCAACGATGCCAATAGGCAGAATTTACCGCTTATCGGCAACCATGGAAACACCGATAACTCCAGTTCGAATAAGAAGTCCTCATACTCCAGCTTCTCGGATCCCTGCGAGGAGTCGATCTATGGTCACTTTGGCTGGGTCCAGTTGGGCAAGGTGTTAATCCCGTACATTTTTAGGCAATCGGAGAAGTACTGCTCCGTACGCATGATCGAACAGAAGATACTAGGCCAGTATCTAGACTTCCTGCATTCAGATTTCTACTCCAGTTGCTCCTGCGTCCCCAGCTATTATATCACTGATGCCGAGGCTCGTCTCTTTAACGAGATCAATCAATGTCATTGCGATGGCCAATTCGGTCCGGATATCTTCAATCAAAAAGATCTGATTGTGCGTTTGAGTGATGCCTCCCAATTAAATCTGTTCCTCGCCATTTGCTACCGCAAGTTGGTGTCGGACATCAAGAATCCTTCAGAAAAATGCGGCTTTTTACGGATCAACAAGGAATCGGTGGTTCCATACACTGTGCACAACAATCAGCAGGTTGTGCCGTTCTTCTACTTTGAAGGTGAGACTGAGAGTCTAAAGACCAAGGCGGTGGTGCTCAGTGGCTGGAATTTGGCCTATCTGAAGTTCTGCTGCAAGGTTCAGGGCATAAACAACAATCACTTCTCCAGCGAAAATTTGGATGTGGTCTCGCTGACTGTCATTAAGAGCTACTTTCCCAATGGCACCGAATTCGAGGAATTCTGGCCCAGTAAGGCCATTTTCTGGAATCTCCCGATTAACAATCGTGACAGTGTCAATAACGGCGGCGGCTGCAtcgataacactgtgcagcatttttagtgctttttaaatttacctcgatggatgctatatttttggattcgttacgaattcccaagataaactgcgttttcaaaaaagttccccgacgcaaggattcttagcaaaaggacctcaaagttcgaaaaatgcagaaattggccaactttccggagctctcagaggcaaacggattcatggtttgattcgatgctaaagttttttaaaagataccttctttatctttcaaaccccatacttagaataattttaggatttttttttaagccagAAATCGATTTCAGAAAACATagtaaaaaaacttaaaaacaaacagctgcggtcaaaatagtagtagtgttgccgccctgtgtttttaaaagtttgttgctgtaattcatcttcttctggtgatattgtattgattataattgtactattagactaattggataagaaaattgacaacaaaaaacttttaaaaacacatgctggcaacactactactattttgaccgcagctgtatacttttatgttttttgactatgttttctaaaacttgtttctcccttaataaaaatcctaaaattattctaagtatggggtttgaaagataaagagtgtatcttttataaaattttagcatctaaccaaaccatgaatccgtttgcctctgagagctttggaaagttggccaatttcggaatttttcgaactttgaggtccttttgctaagaatccttgcgtcggggaactttttggaaaacgcagtttaactttggaattcgtaacaaatccaaaaatatagtatccatcgaggtaaatttttgatgctgcatagtgtaatttaacaagaaaggaagctagcttcggccagccgaagcttatatacccttgcagatcattcctatcaattaacaaatcgcaaaaatgttcaattttctaatatttctcattaattttccgatcgttcctatggcagctatatgatatagtcgtccgattttgatcaaattaaaattgaaattcggaaatatttaaaaagagttatatcctagagtagaagataatacaataaaaaccaaagaagctagaatttatttcctattacttttccattaattttccgatcgttcctatggcagctatatgatatagtagtccgatttttgaaataattaattcgaaattcagaaatatttaaaaaataacatccccaaaagtagaaggtaatatttcaaaaaacaccaaagctagaattttttaaagtttttttcttccgatccttcctatgggagctataagatatagttgtccgatccggtcggctccgacatatatactacctgcaatagaaagaagacttttgcgaaagtttcgtcccgatagctcaaaaactgagagactagtttgcgtagaaacagacagacggacagacggacagacggacagacagacagacggacagacggacagacggacagacggacagacggacggacagacggacagacggacatggctagatcgactcgtcttgtgatgctgatcaagaatatatatactttatggggtcggagacgtcttcttcactgcgttgcaaacttctgactgaaatcataataccctctgcaagggtataaaaatcacagGGTGGCAACAAACGGATGCTGAGTGTCCGTTATTGATCTATTATGATACAATAAACTCCTAGCCATTGTAAAGATGGCTTGTTCTTGGGGCAACGgcaatatgattttaaaagcaCTCTCTCATtaactgagtaacgggtatttgatagtcgagtcaataattataatttcccGAAAAGTCTGCTTTAAAGTGCACGTAATATATATGTCAGAATGACCCTGaccggaccactatatcttatggcttagagactagtttgcgtagaaacggacagacagacggacagacagaccttcgcttaatttttaattaatttattttgttttcttttacaattaaatttgaGAGCAATCAAGCAAATTTCAGGATTTCAATTATCTGTTGACACTTTTTGCTGGCAGAACCCACAACAAAAGTTAATTTGATTACAacttaaaatttcatattcgTTGTGCTTGCACTTTCCAATTTTACTTTATCCAAGTTTTATGCATTTCACTTGCAGCCTACCTCGGTCACGCCCCCATGTTTTGTTTACAACAACTTTGTGCCATACCGGGTCCGTGGAAAACTTTTCCCTGTGGcgttcgtcgtcgtcgtcgtcgcagcTTTTGCGTCTGTCTTGACTGCACTTTGCGGGCAGACAGGGCGGATGAATAATTAAATCTTCACACAGACAGAGCGGAGAAGTTTTAAGAGAATTCACATATCCTTGAGCTGCACTTTGTTTACGAGTAAAAATATCCTGAACTTTGTACTTTTTTCTTAATGCTTTCTTTCGCCCTTGGGAAGTCTTCGCAGCTGAATATCCTTTTTCCCATTATTtcatcatttgcattttttattagtCCTCATCATCTGTCTCACCAAGTTAAATGAGTCGGTTgacatgttaaaaaaatatgtgccttacgataatttttatgggattaaataaaaattcaaaagaaaaaatgcacaTATATTTCAGGAGTGGCATTCACAGAAAAGCCTGCAGGGCCAATTAGCAAGGGAAGATCAAACAAATTCTGAAAAGTTTGTAAGCTACCAATATTTGCTTAACCAATTACAACTTTTTAACAGTAGACTGTCAAAACTTGTCCcatgcaaatataaatataaaattcttaCCGATTGAATTTGATATCAAAACACATTGTTATTAGCCTACAACAATGCCAAAGGCATAATTCCGAGCAAACATGATTTCTTGTATTGAATCATCAACAAAGACATTTAAATTCCAGCTGACAACTAATTGTTTGGCATACTTTGTCCGCTCTCCGAATTGTCTTCTTTGTATGCGAAGCAAGTAGCTTTGAAAAtttacacaacaaaatatacTTAAGAGATAAACGATTTGGGAAAGTCGGGGGGCATCATGCAAATAAAGCAGAAAGTACCCCTAACAAGATTTTCCGGACAAAGCAAAAGAGGAAACgtgaaaaagtggaaaagctcTCTACGTGTTTGGCGTCAAAAGGGCCGAGTGTGGAAAGGCAAAAGCGAAAGCAAAAGGAGGGAAAATATTAAGTCCAAATGCGTCGCCTTTCGTTAATATTAACTTTTCTGCTCAGTTTCTTGCCTTTTCTGTTGCAAACTTTTCCACCAAACTTGGGCGgccccaaaaacaacaaaggtGGAGATAACAAAAAAGGGAAGGCAAAGTAAAAATTCCTGTTTATTTTGCCAGTcatgcataaaataataaattattagttATGAACTGTAACAAAACAACGAAAATTATTATGTAGCGATGGATTTCGACACCATTTTGGGTCCCATCTGCATACTACAATGTGAgtaaaatgccaaaaatgtaAACTGAAATTGTTTAACACAGAATGGGAAAATAATGTGAGCTGATTACGTTTTGCATTTCGGTGTCAAATTCATAATAATTGGGTTAGGCTGCTAATTGAAATTGGTTTCTGTTGTTTTCGATGCGTTGTGAAAAGTCACCAATTTATTGGAATTTTGCAACCGTACcaacacattttttattacaggGGTAAATCTCTTTATTATAACGACTGTCAGGCTAACAACGCATTTTGTTCTACCCATTTGCCAATTAACTCGTTTTCCGAAAGCAAGACAGCACAGCTGGTTCCTTATTGAGTAGTTCTCAGAATGCCTCCTTGAGCATTCTTTCGAATGCCACAACCGTGGCCACAAGGAAAACAGCCTGCTTATCTCTAAACCGTCTTTCGCTTTCTTCGAAGGGAAACCgagaggaaaataaaatgaaaaatgacgCCAAGTGAAACTAAAACTCGGTTCAACTAATGGTATTATAAAACGTAAGAGAAAGCAACCGAAAGCAAAGGGCATGGCGCTCAATTTGATTAAGTGCCAGAAAGTCGACAGCGACTGTTGTGTTTGCCATCCTTGGTCCCAAAATTAACCCACAAATATCACCCATTCTCAGGCCACCGCGTTAACGAGTTTAACGTGATTAGGTCGGGAGAGTGATCAGGGTTGGATTGTGTAGGACGATTTGCGCAATTGGTGGGATGAAAATTAATCAcgggggtgatatgggtgataaTAACCCCCCACtcaggtaaaaaaaaaagaactttgctattaaaaaagtatccaaaaaaaatgtcttctataGATAAAAAGAACACGTCgcgatcaaatcgatatgcgcatggtaaatttctggtaatgcatactagagccctgcatgaatcattcaatttttgttttatcacagtatgccatgaaatttctgatttgtttaattcaattctatgtgaaataaattaaatgttgttctaattcatttcgaattgaatgaattgaatgaattattttatgaattgtttgaatttttcagattttttttctgttttcttttgagaacaaaaagtggaaaatttttaacaaatcaatgttaactgcatagtaaataaaattcaggcagatttaatcacaaaattatggccctttcttcttcaaaataaattgtcgtttgaattatttcggaattcatgccattcattcattcaattctattaaactcaaaattcaaattcattcaattctattaaactcaaaaattctaattaattcattcatataacaaaaaaaattcaaaataattcattggatccattcatgcagggctctaatgcATACTCATATCGTTTCACCGAAATCTCTCTCGCGGAGAAAAAAGAGGAAGAAATAGATCAAGATAGCGCTTGAAGTTACATAAGTGGGAGGGAGACAAACTCTAAATTCGATCTGGCCTATTGTGTACATTTTGACCATATCGAATTGAGGCGCCCGCATATGAAGTCAAAACCACATaacatcaaatttaatttaatcaaacaaaaattggGCGGTTATATTAGAGgaccttttttatttataaagctaATTTAATCGTTTTTACTCTTACAGTTTCAGTATGGTTCTACAAATCTTTCCGTcgctttgtgttttttttaacagacagattatttcatatcaaatatgTTATGCACTTCACTTCAATATGAGTGAAACTAAGTGTCACTCACTTGTAAGCCATCGTTAGTGCTTGCACAACCTGGAggaatttaatgaaattcttttttctAACACACTCTTTGGTTGCATGCCGCCTTGTCATCATCTTGGTCATAAATCAACCGCTCACAAGCCATTAGCCTAGCTGCCGTTTGAACGCCTAAATAGCTGCCACAATTTATTTCCACTACGTTGTACGAGAGTGGAAATATTAGAATTCCGTGGATTTTAAATTGGCCATGCCTGGGAATTCCTTTGCTGCATCCCAGtggatttaatatattttttttaataagatcTATGTGACGATGGCAGCATAAATTTAGCGAGGAGGTGTCGGCAGAAATTCCTGCTGCCTCTCGGCTATAAGAATTTAGGTATAAACTATAAGGCATTTTCGTCGTTCCTTCCCCAACTCCTTTTAGCCATTTATGATTAACACTAAGCAAACATGCAAAGCTTCTTGTAACGGTGGTTTTTCATTAGGACTCCCCCTCACATCGCAGAACTATCAAGCTGGCAAAGGAAGTCCTGTCGGGGGCTCTTTTGCAGGCTTTCCCGGTCTGCCTGTCTAACGAACATTTGTCATTTCTGCCACTGACAAGACGACCCATGCACATTGGCAAATAGTTGGcctatttccctttttttcgctttgctAGAGCCTCGTTATGGTTATGGTGTTGTAGGTgtgaaattataaattgtagAGAATTTATGAGCCTAAATTCCAATGTTACCTTTAGCGTTTCGCTTCGTTTGTTCTACCGAAACCGGcagctttaaaaattaagaaaaatgtcctctttttttatgttgataaacaaaaatagtACTACAAACCTCTTTTGGTtccactatttttattttttttttttatttatttatttcagttcCGCAAtaagtacatatatttaaatattaaaaataaattacttttcaGATCTAAACTTTACTTACGTCAAtatcaaaaactttaaaataacatttgcatTAAACAATTTGACAATGCAACACGTTGTAAAGATTTACTTGCTCACAAATTgcctcaaattaaattttttctgcCCTTCCTGCCGTCGAGAACAAATGTACATTCCGAGCCAGCTTGTCGTCTGCTAATTGTGAAAATTATGAGCCAGTTGGCTAAGAAACGTGGTTGAAATGGGGGAAAAGGACCAGAAAAAATGGGAACCCCCGCGACGTTGGCGTTTGCTTTGATGTGCTCCACGGGGAATCCACTAAGGTGCTGAAAACAGAAGCTGTGAAAAAAAGCGAAGAAATGggagaaaattaataaaatgagGCATGTTTATAGCGgggtaaaaaacaaaaataggtTCGAAGATAGTACATTTGCTAAGAATCTAAAATGTTACTTACTTAGGCTTTCAAACATCCAACCTATttgtgcttttctcatagagaataaattgaaatcataataaatttgcatttgattGGTGCCGTTAgctaaattcattttaattattggTTATAGATGTTAGTGTGGTATGTGCTGACCACATAAATAGCCAccaaaatatgattttagtATTAGCCAATTGACCCATTCATCCATTCGCCTCTTTAGCCTATAATTACCTAATCAAATTGGTATTTACCAACACAAAGGTAATCAATGAAAGGGAATAATGTCGATCTATTCAACATGTAAGCAGAATGCAAAATGTTTTCGAATCCATTACTCCATTAAAATGATGTCCATTCAATGGAATTGTTTTTAACTGCATCCGTCTTTTACAGAGCCAATCctaagcaattaaaaataaaccttttCACCCTGGACACCGGGGACAGTGGTTGAGCTTGGGGATAATAGTTGAGCTGGCATAATTGACCAAGGGCAGGAAGCCTTTGCTTTCACGTTCACCTTCCGGAGGACACGTTCCCCTGGGCACTCAAGACCCCCTAATTAATTAATGTTCATTAGCAACTGTAATTTCTCAGTCTGAGTTACTGTTCGGATACTCGCACAAATCAAAATGCGTGCGGCCTGTCTGATTGCCCGAGAACTGCGGGGAAAAGTTTGCCCACAGAGTTCTTTCGAAACTCATTTCAGGTCGGACAAGGGGCTCTGGAGTATCTAACTGAAATCAGACGCTGATAATAATGGTTAATTACGTGTTTAATTATGCATGAGATCTCTCACTCCGTCTTGTCGGGCTCAGTTTGCTGAGCGGAAATAGACGCTCAAACTCTCGTTaataaattatgtaaattgtAGGCGCAAAGGTCCCTCTTAGGCTCTGCAAAATGGGAATTTATCCATGGCCTTTTCAGAGAAAGTAGAATAATAACATGCAAGGGAGGGGGTAGGAAAAGTGTGTTAAGCCGAAACggaagtaaataaaataatgagaTGAGAtgtcatatttttattaaattaaatgcaaagtATCTTTgctaatagtaaataatattaaacaatgGTTATTTTTGGGCTTTTCCTTCTTAAGGCTGTTAATAAAacataatcaaaaatattatttctgagAATTaggaaaaaatgtaatgaaagtatcaatatatatttctaCGCGATTTCAGCGCCTTGCGATGTATGGTCTAtcttataaaatatacatatgtagctGATTCACAAATTTGCATTCGCACTAATAAGGTCCATGATTTTCCTAAACGGCTCCTTTGCAACTTTCTCCAATTCTCAACTTCGCCCACTTTGCTAAGCAGTTTTAaactttcagaaatatttttagccaCCTCTTGACCTTCATTGCCGACGTCGCCCACTTGCGAAAGTTTTTGAGAGAAAGGAGAACTTTCATTCTATAGAACTTTATCGCTGGCCCCTACCCCATTCGATGCATGACCTCAATGACAGTATTAACTGCTGGACTGAGGAAAAATAAGAGAATGGAGTAAATAAGTAggtatatgaaaaacaaatccaaataataatcaaaacttcACTGGAGGCaaagtttctatttaattttaattagaaaagTTTTCAGCTTAAATTCAACTTGTAAAAGACATTTACTTGCGAATTTTGGTTCCAggctacacaaaaaataaaacaaaagttttgctCGGCAAAACTGAATAAAGATTTTGAGGGCGAACCGAGAATAAAAGTGAAAGAGAATGAAAACGTAATGCTGGACGATTTTTTACCGGGAAATGCATAGATTGCAGGTTAAAGTAGCAGATGAAGTACTTTTGAGTCttataaaaattgtcttaGTAGAAGAGATTTCGATATatttcaattgtttgtttttatattgctAAGCAACCATGTACCAACAATTTCGAAAATCAACTAAGcttgaaataattttctaagaattaaaaatatcgtGAAAAATTGCTTGTTTTTGGTAATCCTAAAATGTTATGATCTAAAGATTTATGGCCTAAAAATAAGTAACGGCAGAAACACTTTTAACCGGGCCCAGACACAggtagaattttatttaatttttatctcCGGTGACGTCTGTGCTTTTGTTATGTTTTTGTGActtagttattttttgatgagGGTTTTCTGAGCCAGACAGAGCAGTATCTGCGAACATTTATTTCTCCAGAAATATCCATTTGAAGGATTCCAGGGCTTtaggaaaataattacaaaagaaTATCTAGCTTATCTTATCACACCTTTCACTGGACTGTGAGCACTAGCTTAAATCAAGTTt
The genomic region above belongs to Drosophila takahashii strain IR98-3 E-12201 chromosome 2L, DtakHiC1v2, whole genome shotgun sequence and contains:
- the LOC108067901 gene encoding uncharacterized protein isoform X1, whose protein sequence is MENEAIVRKYVQINDANRQNLPLIGNHGNTDNSSSNKKSSYSSFSDPCEESIYGHFGWVQLGKVLIPYIFRQSEKYCSVRMIEQKILGQYLDFLHSDFYSSCSCVPSYYITDAEARLFNEINQCHCDGQFGPDIFNQKDLIVRLSDASQLNLFLAICYRKLVSDIKNPSEKCGFLRINKESVVPYTVHNNQQVVPFFYFEAYLGHAPMFCLQQLCAIPGPWKTFPCGVRRRRRRSFCVCLDCTLRADRADE
- the LOC108067901 gene encoding uncharacterized protein isoform X2 produces the protein MENEAIVRKYVQINDANRQNLPLIGNHGNTDNSSSNKKSSYSSFSDPCEESIYGHFGWVQLGKVLIPYIFRQSEKYCSVRMIEQKILGQYLDFLHSDFYSSCSCVPSYYITDAEARLFNEINQCHCDGQFGPDIFNQKDLIVRLSDASQLNLFLAICYRKLVSDIKNPSEKCGFLRINKESVVPYTVHNNQQVVPFFYFEGQPRR